In Planifilum fulgidum, the sequence TTCACCTTTTCCAACCTTCCCAGCGTTCATCTCACCCTCGACCATGTCATCCGCCTGCGCCGGCTGATTTTGGACAAGGCGAAGGACTATGACGGGATTGTCGTCACCCACGGAACGGACACCCTGGAGGAGACGGCCTTTTTTCTCGACCTGACCCTGCCGCTGGCCCGACCGGTGATTCTGACGGGGGCGATGCGATCCTCCAACGAACCCGGAAGCGACGGCTTTCTCAACTTGTTGCATTCGGTGCAGGTGGCAGCCGATCCGGAATCGGCCGACAAAGGGGTGCTCGTGGTGATGAACGGAGAGATTCACGGCGCCCGCTTTGTTCAGAAGATGCACACCAGCCACGTGGAGGCGTTTGCTTCTCCCCAATTCGGCCCCTACGGATGGGTGGAACGGACCGGAATCCGCTTTCTGGTGGAGGCGGTGAAGAGAGAGTGCATTCCGGTCCGCCCCGAAGCCCTGACGAACCGCATCCCGATCATCAAGGCGGGGTTTGACACCGACGATTCCTTGATTTTCTGCGCCCTGGATCGGTCCGTCCGGGGTCTGGTGGTGGAGGGGTTGGGAATGGGTCATCTTCCGCCGGCCATGATGCCGGGGATCGTTCGCGCCCTGGAAGAGGGGATTCCCGTCGTGATTACCAGCCGCTCACCGAAGGGAGCGGTGGAGCCGGTTTACGATTTTGAGGGAGGGGGACGGGATCTGGACAGGAGAGGGGCGATTTTCGCCCGGGGTCTTCCGGCTCATAAAGCGCGGATCCAACTGATGGTGGCCCTGGCCGCCGATCCCCGTCCGAAAACCCCGGAGGAGCTGCGGGAGCTGTTCTCCCGTTGATCCCGTCAGCCCCCTCCGCCGCTTCCGTCCGGCTTTTGCCTTCCCCCGGCAAATCGAAAGCGACTTATCCCGTGGCGGCGGAGGAAAAATGACGCATTTGTCGAAAAAGGTAAAGAAGAAACCAATCTCTCCATTGCCGGAAGAAGGGGCATCTTTCCCCTTGTTTCCGTTTTTTTTCGTTATGTTTTCGTCAGACCGTTGCCATTCTTTTTGCTTGTTTTTTCGTTGGAGGAAAGGCGCTTTTCGCGGTGGGGTGGATCAGGGGCGGAAAGGCGGCAATCTACCGGACGATCCCGGCGGGGCCTTTCGGAGAATTCGATGCGTCTCGGTCCGGCGAGTCCCCGGTGG encodes:
- a CDS encoding asparaginase; protein product: MKRVLIITTGGTIAMGRDSSGTVRVLDENVLIRQQSALASVAHVDFFTFSNLPSVHLTLDHVIRLRRLILDKAKDYDGIVVTHGTDTLEETAFFLDLTLPLARPVILTGAMRSSNEPGSDGFLNLLHSVQVAADPESADKGVLVVMNGEIHGARFVQKMHTSHVEAFASPQFGPYGWVERTGIRFLVEAVKRECIPVRPEALTNRIPIIKAGFDTDDSLIFCALDRSVRGLVVEGLGMGHLPPAMMPGIVRALEEGIPVVITSRSPKGAVEPVYDFEGGGRDLDRRGAIFARGLPAHKARIQLMVALAADPRPKTPEELRELFSR